One genomic window of Vibrio ziniensis includes the following:
- a CDS encoding Sbal_3080 family lipoprotein has product MYKKLGILSLSVLLAACAAPKYTAEAISEGDQSQEITIVEDNATREIFLDSMQEWCLDTAHKCSVVRDGTPPKESELTLIYVSRWSWDFKTFIADAKVKAYKNSKKVGEVEFKALNNQNSTKWGNDNKRIMAMMDLLFGRLTVSEAQSKMKSGEM; this is encoded by the coding sequence ATGTATAAGAAATTAGGCATCCTTAGTCTATCTGTTTTATTGGCGGCGTGTGCGGCACCAAAATATACCGCGGAAGCTATTTCTGAAGGGGATCAGAGTCAGGAAATTACTATAGTGGAAGATAACGCAACACGAGAAATTTTCTTAGACTCGATGCAAGAATGGTGTTTGGATACGGCTCACAAATGTTCTGTGGTACGTGATGGAACTCCACCTAAGGAATCAGAATTAACGTTGATTTACGTATCGCGCTGGAGTTGGGACTTTAAAACGTTTATCGCAGATGCCAAAGTTAAAGCATATAAAAATAGCAAGAAAGTGGGTGAAGTGGAGTTCAAGGCACTAAACAACCAGAATTCAACTAAATGGGGGAACGACAATAAGAGAATTATGGCGATGATGGACTTATTGTTTGGGAGGTTGACGGTAAGTGAGGCACAGTCGAAAATGAAATCGGGTGAAATGTAG